From Algoriphagus sp. NG3, the proteins below share one genomic window:
- a CDS encoding PepSY-associated TM helix domain-containing protein, giving the protein MSNRIYNILFHTHTISGIIISVALYVIFFAGSFSFFRDEIVSWERNEPLAEGWKLGEMDFDRVMDTLGKEKPLLGSTISFNQHYDEQRLSATVTPPVDAEAKERERRGRRGNFVYLNTQSFKTYDYQSSYSLGEFLYRLHFFAQLNFFGRSGYLLAGLVAFFFLFAVITGVIVHWKKIISNFYIFRPNNSIKNLWTDAHTALGILGLPYQFMFALTGVYIIIGLTVMSPAIISYVYNGDQEKAYDDFGFNPPKFETAGTPLESDFSINDFRDKTHKKWPEFEINRATVFNFGDENMHVLFEGKSSFESKFASVGKVIYKVMTGEIIQEKSPMEGISYMDGARAVILRLHFGDYGGIAVKLIYFGLGILTCFVIISGVMIWLVARDKKHVSPAKRKFNAWLVWFYLAGCLSMYPVTALTFLMVKVGLQAPDADRMGFIFQTYFWSWLVFTVIFTFLRNNSLTNKYTLLTGGVIGMLIPVANGFVTGNWLWVSLAHGYSDIFLIDAFWLVTSVTTILIALKIKIKKEGEVVSKAITKQKASAVAMS; this is encoded by the coding sequence ATGAGCAACAGGATTTATAATATTCTCTTTCATACCCATACCATATCCGGGATCATCATCAGCGTGGCCTTATATGTCATTTTCTTTGCGGGGTCTTTTTCTTTTTTCCGGGACGAAATCGTCAGCTGGGAGCGAAATGAACCCTTGGCAGAAGGATGGAAGCTTGGGGAGATGGATTTTGACCGGGTCATGGATACACTAGGCAAGGAAAAGCCACTTCTAGGAAGTACTATTTCGTTCAATCAGCATTACGATGAGCAGCGCCTTTCTGCCACGGTGACACCTCCTGTAGATGCGGAAGCGAAGGAAAGAGAACGGCGAGGTCGAAGGGGGAATTTCGTTTACCTGAATACCCAGAGTTTTAAGACTTATGACTATCAAAGTTCTTATTCACTAGGTGAGTTTTTATATAGACTCCACTTTTTTGCCCAGTTGAATTTCTTTGGACGATCCGGCTATTTGCTGGCAGGTTTGGTAGCCTTCTTTTTTCTCTTTGCTGTAATCACCGGAGTGATTGTGCATTGGAAAAAGATCATCAGCAACTTTTATATTTTTCGTCCAAATAACAGCATCAAAAACTTATGGACAGATGCCCACACGGCACTGGGGATTTTGGGTTTACCTTATCAATTTATGTTTGCGCTTACGGGGGTATATATAATAATAGGATTGACTGTCATGTCCCCTGCGATTATTTCATATGTCTATAACGGGGATCAGGAGAAAGCTTATGATGATTTTGGATTCAATCCGCCCAAATTTGAAACGGCTGGTACTCCGCTCGAATCAGATTTTTCCATCAATGATTTTCGGGATAAGACCCATAAAAAGTGGCCTGAGTTTGAAATCAACCGTGCCACGGTTTTCAATTTTGGGGATGAAAATATGCATGTGCTTTTTGAGGGGAAGTCATCTTTCGAAAGCAAGTTTGCCAGCGTGGGAAAGGTGATCTATAAAGTCATGACAGGAGAAATTATACAGGAAAAAAGCCCGATGGAAGGGATCTCTTATATGGATGGTGCGAGAGCTGTTATTCTGCGCTTGCATTTCGGGGATTATGGAGGAATAGCGGTAAAGTTGATTTATTTTGGACTGGGTATCTTGACCTGCTTTGTGATTATTTCAGGAGTGATGATATGGCTGGTGGCACGTGACAAAAAGCATGTGTCACCTGCTAAAAGAAAATTCAATGCATGGCTGGTCTGGTTCTATCTGGCCGGATGCCTGAGCATGTATCCGGTGACTGCACTTACTTTTCTGATGGTAAAGGTGGGCTTACAAGCTCCTGATGCGGATCGTATGGGCTTCATATTCCAAACCTATTTCTGGTCATGGCTGGTGTTTACGGTGATTTTCACCTTTCTGAGAAACAATTCCCTTACCAATAAATACACCTTGCTTACCGGGGGAGTAATCGGTATGTTGATACCTGTCGCTAACGGTTTTGTCACAGGGAATTGGCTGTGGGTGTCCTTGGCCCATGGTTATTCGGACATCTTTCTTATCGATGCTTTCTGGCTGGTGACTTCGGTGACTACGATATTAATCGCACTGAAAATCAAAATCAAAAAGGAGGGCGAAGTGGTAAGCAAAGCAATCACTAAACAAAAAGCATCAGCAGTGGCAATGAGTTAA
- a CDS encoding Crp/Fnr family transcriptional regulator, whose protein sequence is MENFLPLFNKFPTTSAQAKAAFARYLEEFVVEKGFLLEKEGQVSKYLYFVAEGSARSYYIRENRDITVSFTLDEEFVTAMHSFITRKPSYENIETMERSRVFKISHDDLEASFIEFPELEHAYRMILEQYYIVLEEHQIFNKFKTARERYLELMQYRPKVIHKASVGQIASFLDMNIETLSRIRAKI, encoded by the coding sequence ATGGAAAATTTCTTACCTCTCTTCAACAAATTCCCTACCACAAGTGCCCAAGCCAAGGCTGCTTTCGCAAGATATCTGGAAGAATTTGTAGTTGAAAAAGGATTTTTACTGGAGAAAGAGGGGCAGGTAAGCAAGTACCTTTATTTTGTAGCTGAAGGCTCAGCCAGAAGTTATTACATTCGGGAGAACCGTGACATCACGGTTTCTTTTACCCTCGACGAAGAATTCGTCACCGCTATGCATTCCTTCATTACGCGCAAGCCCTCCTACGAAAACATTGAAACCATGGAAAGAAGCAGGGTTTTTAAAATCTCTCATGACGATCTAGAAGCCAGCTTCATAGAATTTCCTGAACTCGAACACGCCTACCGCATGATATTGGAGCAATATTATATCGTCCTCGAAGAGCATCAGATTTTCAATAAATTCAAAACTGCTAGGGAAAGATACCTCGAATTGATGCAGTATCGGCCAAAGGTCATCCATAAAGCTTCAGTAGGTCAGATCGCTTCATTTCTTGATATGAATATTGAGACTTTAAGTAGAATCCGCGCCAAGATCTAA
- a CDS encoding porin family protein — translation MKKLLVLVFALGFLGTTAQAQFGVRAGFSSANFSDFDSDAISGFHVGGYYKKDLGFLSLEPGLQFSQKGYQRNSTTGYTTKNDRINYVDIPVLVRVNFLPFLNVFAGPQGSLLVSRKMELVNGDTVTDTEPIRGYDIAGVVGVGANLPFGLNAQLSYDIGFQSVQYYDQDVKNNIFKVSVGYDF, via the coding sequence ATGAAAAAACTTTTGGTATTAGTATTTGCCCTAGGCTTCTTGGGTACGACAGCTCAAGCGCAATTTGGTGTCCGTGCGGGATTTAGTAGTGCTAATTTCTCAGACTTTGATTCTGACGCTATTTCAGGTTTCCATGTAGGAGGATATTACAAGAAGGATCTTGGGTTCCTTTCTTTAGAGCCAGGCTTGCAGTTTTCGCAAAAGGGGTATCAACGAAATTCCACCACAGGTTACACCACTAAAAATGACCGTATAAATTATGTAGATATCCCTGTATTGGTTCGTGTTAATTTCTTGCCTTTTCTGAATGTCTTTGCCGGGCCTCAGGGTTCTCTTTTGGTATCAAGAAAAATGGAATTAGTAAATGGGGACACGGTGACCGACACAGAGCCTATCAGAGGATATGATATCGCTGGAGTAGTAGGTGTGGGGGCTAATTTACCGTTTGGACTGAATGCCCAGCTAAGCTATGATATTGGATTCCAAAGCGTGCAATATTATGATCAGGATGTTAAAAATAACATATTCAAGGTTTCAGTTGGATATGATTTCTAA
- the ruvC gene encoding crossover junction endodeoxyribonuclease RuvC, with protein sequence MSKEQEKASKEKIILGIDPGTNVMGYGVIVTNGNKYKLLQYGVIHLKKYETHELKLKKIFERITGIIEEFLPDSVALEAPFFGVNVQSMLKLGRAQGVAMAAALAREIPITEYSPKKVKQSVTGNGNASKEQVAAMLQTLFSITELPKMLDATDALAVALCHHFHEGRIQTRGRNAGWKSFIEENPDRLKK encoded by the coding sequence GTGAGCAAAGAACAAGAAAAAGCATCAAAGGAAAAAATCATCTTGGGGATAGATCCCGGCACAAATGTGATGGGATACGGGGTGATTGTAACAAATGGAAACAAATACAAACTCTTACAATATGGTGTCATCCATCTGAAAAAGTATGAGACTCATGAATTGAAGCTCAAAAAAATTTTTGAACGCATTACCGGCATTATAGAGGAATTCCTCCCTGATAGTGTGGCCTTGGAAGCGCCATTTTTTGGAGTAAATGTACAATCCATGCTCAAACTCGGAAGAGCCCAGGGTGTAGCCATGGCAGCAGCACTGGCAAGAGAGATACCCATAACGGAGTATTCCCCTAAAAAAGTAAAACAATCTGTAACAGGCAATGGAAACGCATCCAAAGAACAGGTCGCTGCCATGCTGCAGACTCTTTTCTCCATCACAGAACTCCCAAAAATGCTGGATGCCACAGATGCCTTGGCAGTCGCTCTTTGCCATCACTTTCATGAAGGCCGGATACAGACTAGGGGAAGGAATGCGGGATGGAAATCCTTCATAGAAGAAAATCCGGATAGGCTTAAAAAATAA
- a CDS encoding glycosyltransferase: MLSFYLIWSLSYFALLGYLSRFGKSHKIDFSSIHSFSPLVTLVIPFRNEKGNIPNLLVNLKKLQYPNLEVLLIDDHSEDDSSEILIEENLPGISILCSPALGKKGAIEFGVQQAKGNIIICSDADCNFGERWIEGMIQPFSNPIIQLVAGPVLVQNEGGFLGEFQLLDWASIVLTTSYSFTRNNPLMCSGANLAYRKEAFEQVQGYEGNRHLSSGDDEFLLKKIYKTYGADSCAYSTSPQVLVCTKPEPTWRALIQQRVRWASKWKAHSSFIHSSSAIAALLTQVLWLGSFYLLAFGFKGMLVFGGIWLIKVCAEIYSLGKVLKSFSRVPDISAVLRVSLLHPFYVLRVALGALRGKFTWKGRENCRSVNLEPEI; encoded by the coding sequence ATGCTAAGTTTTTACCTGATCTGGTCTCTGAGTTACTTTGCCTTACTAGGGTACTTGAGTAGATTTGGGAAATCACACAAAATTGATTTCTCTTCGATACATTCGTTTTCTCCCCTAGTAACGCTTGTTATTCCTTTTCGGAATGAAAAGGGAAATATCCCGAACCTGCTAGTAAATCTTAAAAAGCTACAGTACCCAAATCTCGAGGTTTTATTGATAGATGATCACTCAGAAGATGACTCTTCCGAAATCCTGATTGAGGAAAATTTACCAGGAATATCTATTCTCTGCAGTCCGGCATTAGGCAAAAAAGGAGCAATAGAATTTGGAGTGCAGCAAGCTAAAGGCAATATTATTATTTGTTCAGATGCTGATTGTAACTTTGGTGAACGTTGGATCGAAGGAATGATCCAGCCTTTTTCTAATCCCATTATTCAATTGGTGGCAGGTCCCGTGTTGGTACAGAATGAAGGAGGTTTTTTAGGAGAATTCCAGCTCCTGGATTGGGCTAGCATAGTGCTGACGACTTCTTATTCTTTTACTAGAAATAATCCTTTGATGTGCAGTGGGGCTAACCTTGCCTATAGGAAGGAAGCTTTTGAGCAAGTGCAGGGGTATGAAGGAAACCGCCATTTGTCTTCCGGAGATGATGAATTTCTGTTGAAGAAAATTTATAAAACCTATGGTGCGGATTCCTGCGCCTATTCGACGTCGCCTCAAGTACTGGTGTGTACAAAGCCAGAGCCTACTTGGCGGGCACTGATCCAGCAGCGTGTCCGTTGGGCGAGTAAGTGGAAAGCGCATTCTTCTTTCATCCATTCATCTTCTGCCATTGCGGCGCTATTGACCCAAGTACTATGGCTTGGTAGTTTTTATTTGCTGGCTTTTGGGTTTAAAGGGATGCTGGTTTTTGGCGGAATCTGGTTGATAAAAGTATGTGCTGAAATTTACAGCTTGGGTAAGGTTCTGAAAAGCTTCAGCAGAGTCCCAGATATATCGGCGGTTTTGAGGGTTTCCCTCCTTCATCCGTTCTATGTGCTTCGAGTCGCTTTGGGAGCTTTAAGAGGAAAATTCACTTGGAAAGGGCGGGAGAACTGCAGAAGTGTTAATTTAGAACCTGAAATCTAA